The following DNA comes from Triticum aestivum cultivar Chinese Spring chromosome 3D, IWGSC CS RefSeq v2.1, whole genome shotgun sequence.
taaaaagatagatctaatcataaactcaaagttcataggatcccagcaaacacaccgcaaaaagagttacatcatatggatctccaagacaccattgtattgagaattcaacgagagagagaaagccatctagctactaactacggacccgaaggtctacaaggaactacccacgcatcatcggagaggcaccaatggaagtggtgaacccctccgtgatggtgtctagattggatttggtggttttggactctacggtggctggatgaatatttcatcgactcccctatggtttgtggatttttggggtatttatagagcaaagaggcggtccggggggcacccgaggtgggcacaacccaccagggcgcgcctgggcctcctagcatgccttggtgggttgtgccctcctcggggcacccccccatgtgcaaccagggcccattgccttccttctggcccataaaaatcatcgtggagtttcgtggcatttggactccgtttgatattgatttcatgcgatgtaaaaaacatggaaaaaactgcaactggcacttggcactatgtcaataggttagtaccaaaaaatgatataaaatgactataaaatgattataaaacatccaagattgataacaaaacagcatggaacaatcaaaaattataaatacgttggagacgtatcacatgctatcatggagcggcatcaacatgccatggtaaattttttgtcccatttggggcgggtttgggtataagcttctcacaaaccagagcttctcacaacaagcgtaatggtttcggtagggaacgtgtcacccttggagacgaaacgatatccactgcctcttattgcttcaaaaaatgtctagtgtcaacatagaacaacaggagtgttgtgttaaattttggaatttttcggggttcgtttggacatttgtatacattaactgggttttctaggcattttatgtgcataattcaaatttgaactaaatgcacatgctccaatgcatataaattggttgaaaatcaaatctgtgtccttgggtgcatgcttaggtcccatgcaagaaatgggaatgaatttcaaacaccagggcactgttgattgccggcaaaatgttgagatactttgtttttaaattctagtaaatccaaaactcgtctgaagttcatgaaacttggcatgctatcatggaatggcacccgacatgttgtggtattttttgtgtccattttgagagaaggcgcactcgaataacaaccaacaaaggcattttgaaaaaatagctgccaccttaatatctcaaacgtttgtataattcaaatcgtgtgcgttctattaaccattcacatgacgccacgtgtcttggtttaatggctataggaggtgccatgcggacagctgcttgactgagcgggaggcgtgcgagtgcagtccggtgcgcaggctggccgacgggcgtgcaagctgtcctccaatgcgcaggctcaccaggaagcgtgcgaaCTGTACGCTGCGCacgctcactaggaagcgagccctttgacttccatggccgcacgccttcctctccattaatagCGCACGAGCtgttgtttaatacgggcggccttgctgttcgcctcccattcccctccctcccgcagacctccaccaacgccatggcgcagaaggatcatctgccactagtcttcaagtttggtgaagtcgactccgagccggaggagatagaaaataaggaggaatggggcctcatggacatggccctgaacgagctggccgcggcggttgctgccccgctcccatccccgcgcccgcgccagcgaccatcaccatagcattgacgggctggtcgccgagcactatcgcagagctggaagccgcgggcgtcagcgaggtctccgtggacccgtgcgagctcgtgtacatgccagcgcccgtgtgtgcccctccacccaccacggcgccggtccccgtgcgtttggctgcacccgccgcgcccgtacCCGTGCGCgcacccccctcagcggcatgggacgtcGCCGTCGACgactacctctcagcgccgccagttGCCGCCCTCCCACGCCTCGCCCgttgatcgcgcgacgacatgatgtttgatttacaagtgaagaacattttgtgctgccttgaagacttcaacaacggcgtcccagaGGACGACAACGGCGGCGCAGCACGCCGccagaaatagtttttttgggggtttaatacggtatctcgatcatatgaatataaattcgcagtgtgactaaatgaaagatatggtatgaacaaacttgcatttttctctcttaatgtacagacttatcgaACGATTTTCCTTTgaaaaaaaacgtcaatggttttaaaatataaaacactcatcgcaaacgttttagttagaacacccgtatgcaaaccgacagctccccaggaagccaagggaaaatgtgccgagcaggatttgtgcagctcttgatcgcaaacgttttagatagaacacccgtatgcaaagtgagagctatagtcttcccccttaagtcaaggggaaattcgcagcgcaggatttgtgcatcccttcaacgcaaacggttgttttggatgacccatgtacaaccacgtacaaacaatttggtaagatttgcatctgtcatattgggtatgttgccatttgtcaaactggaaagattgacatttgttgatctagtaacattgccatttgtcaaccttgtaacactgcgatttgtcaaaatatgcagctaaaaatcactagcactaactaatttttgcaactaaaattcagtaattaagcatatatttcattcatagattaagcagtcgttctttacaCAAACGGTTCAACTCGACAGcagaaccgaccaaacttttcctcaattattgccaaccatgtactgaaatagctagttcaactatatatactagctaattttaagtacgttgtacagttccaccacatctatagtcagatgaactgaacaaaatagcccctaaatactactactacggaggggctttgtactactttcggaagcctctcctctgccgagcgcgctcagtaagaggcagaggaggaggagcctaccgatgaggtggataactgcaatacggtgcctgccgttgctgcaccttcagcgacgctcacctcgaacgccctctgccgctccagacgacccctctcaaagcggtggttctcgtcgcagatctcctgattcctcgcctctgggcggcgtgtgccgcggccacggcggcggtaaggctctttgcgtgctcgacgaggcgctcctcctcgtcccgcaggaactcggtgtagcgcacaAGGCCGCTGACGCACGTgcaggcctccacctccgcctcccgcctttgggcggcggtggcagagcgggtgatgaccccgacggtcaatggtgggctggcggccatgccGGCCGACGATGGGCTGGCGGCcacaaccaccacctcccgccttcgggccgcgctggtggagcgggtgatagccacctcctgccttcgggccgcggcggcggagcgagcgatggccctggctttcgatggtggtgtggtggcaatggcggacggcaacagctgccgacgggcagcgacgacggagcatgtggtgggtgttccgcgcacacccaacagggacgccacgcgcactacactacgccggggactgcgccactgccacggtgtagcctcccagctggagctgtcctctgatgacggcggagtcgctgagcgacgacgacggaccggtgccattgacgattgtgggagaagcacatgagataagctacagggagggaggggaaaatgcgacacaggactcgccggccgtgagggttcatatagcaggccggtaagcattgggattttgcgggatttcaccgagtcgggcgggaagcttgcgcgggaacctgcgaggttgcgcgggaatgggctcaccgacgattcattggcgccatttcgagccaccgtttggccaaaagaacgctcccgagcgctgtgcaagcttgcgctataagccgtctgcagcagcagggtgacaagacgtgcgagaggaggacgaaaggccacgtacacatacggttaataaaaaaacctttgtgatttaattacctactatacccccatcctggtttataaataggatgtaactaataaaatacgaatgcatgtcgccaaagattatatagttggattcgtatttgaatataGTTTCCAATTAtgtaatttttataacatgcattaacattttattggttaaatttatggacgaagtatggcacagaatataaaggggacgaCCAAcatggaggtagtagcacacggccactCTCTACGCAACGACGCAActatcggccggcttgtaggcgaccatttcctgcatgttcaactactctatgtgtgtggttgcttgcggttgaggcggccgcggcgcgctctgctcgcgtctcgCCGCGTGCGCTCTGCTCTCGCATCCctctgggtgctctgccctcgtccctccacacgcgctgccagtgtttggggtcggcgcacgatcacgcacgttcgtgtgcatgcggttgtgcCAGGCGCGGCgcaacgatgcagttacccgctgcaaaaactgccatgcggatgcaccgagaatccaggccgcccggccgccatttattcctgcggccatttacctttcatctctcgcgtcacacgacacaataatcacacccacgacgacacatacagagaggacatccatcggttccaatggcgctccccatggctccaatggcgctcccagcggccgacgacgacaacggcgggcagttcaccacgcatcacgtagtggacacccacgtgagggggaaggccctctcggtggtgtacacgaatgatcaggtctcggtggagagctccatccaaactatggagcagttccttgtcgaggacaagtaccaagtggtcggcttcgacctcgagtacaccatcggtcgtgccgggcacgatcataaggttgtcgtcgcccagttgtgcgtatGACATGacatcctcatctaccactaccacctggccacaaggccttgcgagcgtttctccaggtttatcaagagcttcgactacagtttcgctacggtggacaccaccaacgatctaaaattGCTCAAGGCTTCgtgcttgaaatgcccgaatcttgtcaacatccaggaccactacaaggtctggggcagcgacgacaacaaactaaactccctggttgacctcgcctcggccatcatcgacccctactacatgaagatgaaggatgagagcaagaaggacaagaacgtctggcacagtgtctggcatgagagactggatgaacaacacgtcaagtacgcggccaaggacgcgtacacaagctacgagatgtacatgcagattgttgacatgaggaagtgtcttcttcctacccccagacgagggatcgagccacagagcagtggcgggagcgtcacaagaagtagatgactagacaatcgtttctcctactttaaaatgcatgcaattatttattgaggtgtgtgcgaatgatctgtatagtcacttatgtaattggatgtttatttcagttatatatatatatatatatatatatatatatatagacacacacacatacatgttattcttctgtagacaaagcaaatcacacggcttattagcagcaatcgtctgtgttattattggtcttcacacacatttctgattatggacctgtttgccgcgtatcacacacatcttgttcagttgaaccgtttccattgtgttgcctaatcacacacagttcatcctagtgaactgtatgccgtatatcacacacaccctcatctggctgcccgtttctattgttctgcatcatcgcaaacagttcttctggGTTAACCGTTTGCCACTCATCGCAAACGCAAAtctaatatgaaccgtgtttgatgtcgccgccatcgcaaacgttttgcatcttttttgacggttttattacatcaccgtctgtgattgatgcatcgcacacagtttcgtcgaagagtCTCTGATTtgactgtcgcgtttggaccatcctgcagtagtgaaacaTTGCTGTAAAATATCGCCTAGCTGGCTATTTGGTTTTCTCCTTCGTAATAACATTAGTTGTGTAAGCTTAAAAAAAGAAGCAAGATTTACTAGTTGTTGGCTTACCACAATAAAAAGAGTTTAGCAGTTAACCAAATGACAACACGTGCAAAAGCTGCTAGTCGGAAGAGCTATAAAGCCTTCCATTTCAAAACCTCAATTGCAACCTTGTTTGCCAAGGTTGCAGTGCAACCCAACTAACCAAACGGGCGGGGGTACTGGTAAACAAACACATCTTGAAGTGTAATTTGTTCTTACACAACAGTGCACTACGAGATTGTGCACACGCCCAACATTTCAGGTGCTCTTGTTGGCGTTCTTCTATCGACAATCTTCATCGTCTGTTTATTTGAAAGTTGACTAATTTTTAGTTCGTTGTCAATCGGTATTTTGCACCATACAAACAACGACACATGCCACTATCAAGTTGATTGATTTTCAGTTTGGTCAATCAAATTTTTGCACCATAGATACAACAAATAACATTATAACTAAAATGTCACCTTACATGATTTCGAAACCTCAATTGCAGCCTTGTTTGGTGTGATTTACCTGTTTAAAAGTTTGTAAAAACAAATGTAATGGATGTACATGCGCTAGATAAAGATTTTACACAAATACACATAAAAATTTACACCAGGAACTTACTAGAGAATTACAGCAGGAACTGTATAGCATTTTACAACTATAAAGATTGTGCATCATAGTTGCATAACATTTCACATACATTTGGCAAGTTATTTTAATGATGCATATTTATTTATATAGCTAAAGCAAATCGAGCAATTAagccaccttctaaaacaagctcACAAAGTCAAAATAAGATAAAATACAGTACGAGCATGCCACTAGTGATAACAACGAAGGGAGATCATTCCTGTAAGTCATTGAACGAGGACATATAGTCCAGAAAAGGTGCATGCGTATGCACCGGTACTAATTACTACTCATAACTAACAATGATTGATACAATTAATTTCCAAATCAAACACATGCTGAAAACGATCAAGTCGGCACACATGCATGTAATTACCGTCACCTAAAATTTTCTTTCACTTCCCGCCTTTTTCTTTCTTTGGAGGGTATTACTTCCGCCTTATCTCCGGTCTGCAATGCGAATGCATGCATCTATCTGTATGTCTTGATGAATCTCCAATGAAGAAAGCGCGAGACATCACTGTCAATATCAATTGACTGTCTATTTAGTCTTCACCTTCTTGATAACATTAATTATttaagattaaataaaagaaacaaGATTTGCTAGCCGTTTGTGCACCACAATAAGAAGAGTTTAGAAGTTAACCAAACGACAACATATGCAAAAGCCATAAAATCTTTCAGTTCAAAACCGCAATTGCAGCCTTGCATGCCAAGATTTTAGTGCAGCCCAGCTAATCAAATGAGCCAAAAATGCATCcccaggggcggggggggggggggggggggggggtgactaaAGTGTATGCAATTGCTATTTATGCGTACATCCTTTCACGTGCTCCGGTGGCCTTAGCTATAAAGGACAACCCCCTGTCACCAAACCTAATCGTCTGGTAGGGTACTAGCAAACGTTGAAAACTCGTTTAGGCGAGCACCGGTCATAATGTACATCCAACGGTGGGCTAGGGTGTGTGTTTGTCCCTCTAAAACCACCATTTGGGGGTTGTCAATTTGGAAGTTGATTGATTTACAGTTTGTTGTCAATCAACCTTTTTGCACCATACAAACAACGACACATGGCACTATTAAGTTGATTGATTTCTAGTTCAGCATCAGACAAAAGTTTGCACCATACATACAACGACACATAGCACCATAAAATAGAAACCCACTGCACATGATTTCAATACCTTAATTACAACCTTCCTTGGTATGATTTACCTGTTTCAGAACTTGTAAAAACAATATAATGGACTTACTTGTGCTAGATAAAGATTTTACATAGGAACACATACAAGTTACACAAGGAACTTACTATTGTTTGTATGGGGAAATTACAGCAAGGACCTGTATAGCATTTTATACAACTTTAAAGATCTGTCATCATAGTTGCATGGAATTTCACATACATTTAGAGAGCTCTTTTGATGATGCATATATATTTATATAAATGAGCAAATTGAGCAATTAAGCCACCATCTAAAACGTGTTCACAaagtcaaaataaaataaaatacagtaCGTGCATGCCATTAATGACAACAACAGAGGGAGTTCATTCCCGTACATCACTGAACCAGGAAAGGCAATCCAGAAAAAGGTGTGTGCGCATCTACTGGTGCTAATTAGTACTCGTGACTAACCCCGGTTGATACAATTAACTTCCAAATCAAACACACACCGAAATGATCAAGTTAGCATGCACACATGCAATTACCATCACCTGAAATTTTTCTTTACGTCCCACTTATTTTTTCGTTGCGAGGGTGTTACTTCCGCCTACCTCCAGTATGCAATGCGAATGCATGCATCTATAGTACAGTATGTCCAGATGAATCTCCAATGAGGAAAGCGCGAGACATCACTGTCAAATATCGGCCGGCTGGCAATTCAGTCTTCACCTGCATGATAACATGAATTATTTAATAAGCTTCAAAAAGGGAGCAAGATTTACCTGCCGTTGGCGCACCACAAGATATGACAGAAGTTTAGCAACCAAACGACAACGTATGCAAAAGCGTCGGGAGAGTTATAGAATCTTTCACAAAATACTCCCGATGTGCCATATTAACTGTTGCTCAAACGGTTGTTCTATAGAGTAGTaccccctccgtctaggtgaataagtcattttaggttatgcaccatgaccaaggaggaggggaaacgagagatcttaatgtttttttgctaattaatatcattgcatgcaatgaactaaccactgcatgtcgtgtttggtagtctcaaatcattaaaagcatgcacactcacatctcttattggttgatatgtcaagaaacaagaaacgaggtagaagttaatgcaccgcgcctaagtgttttggaattatttggtttttgtaagatgacttacacacctagacggatgAGTAGTATCTTTTCTGGTTGAACTATTTATGCACCGAGTAATTACTATCCCTTCTGTCCCATATTAACTGTGCTCAAACGGATGTGCGTAAATAGTTCAACAAAAAATTAAATACTCTATCTAATAACGAGACATATTCGGTGCTGTTTTCTTATTTTAATGGTGATCGGCAATGCTAAATCCGAGTCTATCAGACCAAAACGATGGCAACTCAATTGCTGGCTAGAGAGTAGGCTAGCTAGGTGTCGCTTGTGTGATAGACTACCCTGGTCAGGTGCACCGCACGTACACAAAATGAAGAGTTAGTGGGATTCGATCGACCGGCCGGTGCGATGGACTTGACCGCGAACGCTCATTTGGACCCGAAAAGCTCGTCAGCTGGATTTTGGGTGTGCTCCACTGCTGCGGATTTGAGCGCCCATGTCTCGTAGTAATTATAATCACacgtacatactagtactagtatgtttTTTCTTCACAATGCGGATCTGAGCCCGATGTTTATACGTACACAGTACAGTATTATTTTCTGATCAGACATCAGAGCACCGATGTCTCGTTGTCATCACAGTTGCGACCTTAAGTACGTAGTATTTCAGATCCGCAACAGTGGAGTACTACACCCAAAATCCAGCTgacgatgatcatgatgatgatgtaCCGCCCGATCGATCGGACGGCGAGGAACGTACATAGATGGATATATTTATATATATCCTGTGCGATCGTCGATGGCCGTGGCTGTGCAATGGCGGCGCTGCGTGCCTGTGGCAACCGCCGGCGTACTGCTGCCAATTAAATCGCGCCGCGCGCCGGCCGGGGCCATCCATCGGCGGCCATAACGGTCCAGATGAATGATCCAAAGGCCACATTTAAGTCTCCTCTTGACTAGCCCGGCCGTTGCTTCTTCGGATGCCCGGCCGCCCGGCCGGTCCACGTCGGGAATAATCCGAAAGCGCACGCGCACGTACGCCTCCATCACGGGCGCCAGAGCGATCAAATCGCCATGTGACTAGCTGACGCGACGCGACACCATCGGAACCTTCACCGTACGTACCCGCCATGAAGCATCCATGAAGCTCGCCGGCCGTTCGTGGGTAGTATAAATCGCGGGCCATGCCACGGGGAATTCCGTCAAAGCAGTTAGCTCAGGCCCACCGCCGCCCACACCACTACCGGTAACGTAGCACGCTAGTACGTAGCTCGTCTGTGCAGTGCACTCATGGCGGCTTCGCTAGGACTTACCACCAGCCATGAAGCCTACTACTCGGCCCACCCGGCGGCCTCCTCCTTGTACAATTTCGAAGCCGGTGATCCCTTCGTGGCAGCGGCGGACGGTGCCGCGGAGCTGAGCttcccggagctcgtggaggccgCTCGTGCCTCCGACTACTCGCCGCTTCCGGCGTTCGGCGCCGCTGGAGGCGAGACGATGAACATGTACGGGCGGAGCGTCGTCTTCCCTATGACGGCCTCGTACTACTGCGACGGCGCGTGGATGTTCGAGGACGACGCGGCGgcgagggcgagaggaggagggaTCGGTGCTATGGCAGGGCGGCCGTCGGGGAGGATCGGGTTCCGGACTCGGTCGGAGGTGGAGGTGATGGACGACGGATTCCGGTGGAGGAAGTACGGCAAGAAGGCGGTGAAGAGCAGCCCCAACCTGCGCAACTACTACCGGTGCTCCGCCGAGGGGTGCGGGGTGAAGAAGCGGGTCGAGCGGGACCGCGACGACCCGCTCTACGTCCTCACCACCTACGACGGCGT
Coding sequences within:
- the LOC123074143 gene encoding WRKY transcription factor WRKY24, encoding MAASLGLTTSHEAYYSAHPAASSLYNFEAGDPFVAAADGAAELSFPELVEAARASDYSPLPAFGAAGGETMNMYGRSVVFPMTASYYCDGAWMFEDDAAARARGGGIGAMAGRPSGRIGFRTRSEVEVMDDGFRWRKYGKKAVKSSPNLRNYYRCSAEGCGVKKRVERDRDDPLYVLTTYDGVHNHVTPGSTSSRAAPAYSAPTAPAWTWSELQAAAHSSESY